A genomic region of Zea mays cultivar B73 chromosome 6, Zm-B73-REFERENCE-NAM-5.0, whole genome shotgun sequence contains the following coding sequences:
- the LOC118472285 gene encoding uncharacterized protein, with amino-acid sequence MVRRRNPSVVEFSSDSDEIQEESPIPSPPPRRSLSKRGRGSGRMPGEGSSLPSQPTRGRRQKVGASRPRRSTSSSGYAPCQEEDGAFDDFVDLPAPDALYVTGLHMHPANVSRGPHESPIDFTQKGIETLQRLRFSNPTLTPRHPGVQDPRFWNLFQADFYNSVILTKKHPVVRHRFIDWEGCENMGDVDMSSALVHLERKGLRNIMTMEYPWNDEVVAQFYATLWIKKVDEEADGYDYPVMYFFIQGNWHKVSYRRFAHILGFSDADIQGSNMRVHGIRLPMREETEFIHVSTEREFWTTANMHRYYRYLNSLSRMTVLPKGGNQMNVLGESRVLLLLLAPNSLARINVFDMIWEEIVRASWSPHRGCLHAPFIMKMIEVVTQTHFEKPVKHSRYVPYWVDSSNPAARTKRVPSRSGGPASSSEPPRQPPHHPSSSPPRCCLASLSWPRLSHATCSWSWSWSWPWDGCSLCPWVCGIFLHVPQRCC; translated from the coding sequence ATGGTGCGTCGCCGCAACCCCTCTGTGGTTGAGTTTAGCAGCGACTCCGACGAGATTCAGGAGGAATCTCCCATCCCCTCTCCTCCGCCTCGTCGCTCCCTCTCTAAGAGAGGACGTGGCTCTGGTCGGATGCCTGGCGAGGGCTCTTCCTTGCCCTCGCAGCCGACTCGCGGGAGACGCCAAAAGGTTGGCGCCTCTCGTCCTCGTCGTAGCACGTCTTCCTCAGGGTATGCTCCCTGCCAAGAGGAGGATGGGGctttcgacgacttcgtcgaccttCCGGCGCCTGATGCTCTCTACGTCACCGGACTGCACATGCATCCGGCGAACGTCAGCCGCGGTCCGCATGAATCTCCCATCGACTTCACTCAGAAGGGAATAGAAACCCTTCAGCGTCTGAGGTTTTCCAACCCTACTCTCACTCCTCGTCATCCTGGTGTCCAGGACCCTCGGTTCTGGAATCTTTTCCAGGCTGACTTCTACAATTCTGTCATTCTTACCAAGAAACACCCAGTCGTACGACATAGATTTATTGACTGGGAGGGTTGTGAGAATATGGGAGATGTTGACATGTCGTCAGCTCTCGTTCACTTAGAGAGAAAGGGATTACGTAACATTATGACCATGGAATACCCCTGGAACGATGAGGTggtagctcagttctatgccaccCTCTGGATAAAGAAAGTAGATGAGGAAGCCGATGGGTATGATTACCCAGTTATGTATTTCTTCATCCAGGGTAACTGGCACAAAGTCAGTTATCGTCGTTTTGCCCATATTCTGGGCTTCTCTGATGCAGACATTCAGGGCAGCAACATGCGAGTGCATGGCATTCGGCTGCCCATGCGGGAAGAGACGGAATTCATTCATGTCTCTACTGAGCGGGAGTTCTGGACAACCGCTAACATGCATAGGTACTACAGGTACCTTAATTCCTTGTCCCGGATGACCGTTCTCCCAAAGGGCGGTAATCAAAtgaacgtccttggggagagtcgagtcctcctcctcctcctagctccaaacagtctcgcccgcatcaatgtgtttgacatgatctggGAGGAGATCGTTCGTGCCTCCTGGTCTCCTCACAGAGGGTGTCTTCATGCaccctttatcatgaagatgatcgaaGTGGTCACCCAGACCCACTTCGAAAAACCCGTCAAACACTCCCGCTATGTACCCTACTGGGTTGATTCCTCCAACCCAGCTGCTCGTACGAAGCGGGTTCCCTCACGGTCTggaggccctgcctcctcctctgaGCCACCTCGCCAGCCTCCCCACCATCCTTCCTCCTCCCCCCCCCGCTGCTGCCTCGCGTCCCTCTCCTGGCCGCGGCTCTCCCATGCCACgtgctcgtggtcgtggtcgtggtcgtggccgTGGGATGGGTGCTCGCTTTGTCCATGGGTTTGTGGCATTTTTCTCCATGTGCCGCAACGTTGCTGCTGA